The nucleotide window GTCCAGCTCGGCCAGCGTGATGCTGGCGGGCAGGCAGGCCCGGCCGCGCTGGCTGCGGCGGATGATGCTGACGCCGGCGGGATAGACGCGCATCGCGTCGGGTGGAGCGGTTGGATCGGTCACGCATGAACTTTCGTTGAGGATTGCGGCGGCAGCGAGCCGCGACGGCCTGCCGCACAAGGCGATCTTGCCCCGGCCGGCGGCATTCCCCATCTCACGGATGCGTTATCCCGGCTCCCTCAAGGAGCGGAAGACGCAGGAGGAGGACCATGAGTTACTTCAAGACCGCTCTCTTGCTGGCCGGCCTGACCGCGCTGTTCATGGGGGTCGGCTATCTGATCGGCGGCGCCAACGGCGCGCTGATTGCGCTCGTCGTCGCCGCGGCGATGAACATCTTCACCTATTGGAATTCCGACCGGATGGTGCTGTCGATGTACGGCGCCCACGAGGTCGACGAGCGCACCGCGCCGGATCTCTACCGGATGGTGGCGGAACTGGCCGGCCGCGCCTCGCTGCCGATGCCGCGGGTATTCATCATGGACAACCCGCAGCCGAACGCGTTCGCCACCGGCCGCAATCCGGAGAACGCCGCCGTCGCCGTGACCACCGGGTTGATGCACCAGCTTAGCCGTGAAGAACTCGCCGGCGTGGTGGCGCATGAGCTCGCGCACATCAAGAACCACGACACGCTGCTGATGACCATCACCGCGACGATCGCCGGTGCGATCTCGATGGTGGCGCAGTTCGGCATGTTCTTCGGCGGCAACCGTGAGAACAACAGCGGCCCGGGCCTGATAGGCTCGATCGCGCTGATGATCCTCGCCCCGCTCGGCGCCATGCTGGTGCAGATGGCGATCAGCCGGACCCGCGAATATGCCGCCGACGAGATGGGCGCGCGGATCTGCGGTCAGCCGATGTGGCTCGCCTCGGCGCTCGGCCGGATCGAAGCCGCCGCGCATCAGGTGCCGAACGTCGACGCCGAACGCTCGCCGGCGACCGCGCACATGTTCATCATCAACCCGCTGTCGGGGCAGGGCATGGACAATCTGTTCGCCACCCACCCGTCCACCGACAACCGGATCGCGGCGTTGCAGCGGCTCGCCGCCGAAATCGGCGGTTCGGCCCGCTCGGCGCCGGCGTTCGCGCGCAGCAGCGCTGCGCCCTGGAGCGGCACCCCGCGCGGCACCGGCCGCAGCCCCTGGGGGGGCCAGCCGCGTGGCCGAGGTCCGTGGGGTTAGTCCCTGCCAAGTGATCGATGCTTCGAAGGCCCCGGTTTGCCGGGGCCTTCTTGCTGATCGGTGAACTTCATCCGTCATTGTGAGGAGCCGAAGGCGACGAAGCAATCCAGCCGCTTTGTGCGCGTGCTTCCTGGATTGCTTCGCTGCGCTCGCAATGACGCCGAGAGACTGTTGCCGAGCGACGGCTGTTTACCTGACTGGTAATCGACCCGATGATGGCGGGCTGCGAACGTGAGGCAGCTCAAGCCTCGCCGGGATTCGTCGCCATGCACACGACCGTCACCGCAACGATCGATACCTCCCGCCGCTGGCGGGTGCTGGCGATCGTGGTCGCCGCGCAGTTCATGTTCGGGGTCGATGCCTTTATCGTCAACGTCGCGCTGCCGACGATCTCAACCGAACTCGGCGCGTCATCGTCGCAGCTCGAGGCGGTGATCGCGATCTACCTGATCGGCTATGCGACGCTGATCGTCACCGGCGGCCGGCTCGGCGATATCTTCGGCACCAAGACGGTGTTCCTGCTCGGTGTCGCTGGCTTCACGTTCACTTCGCTGTGGTGCGGGCTGGCGCGCTCCGGTCCCGAGCTGATCCTGGCGCGGCTGGCGCAGGGCACCACGGCGGCGTTCATGGTGCCGCAGGTGCTGGCGACGCTGCACGTTCTGTTTCCGGACGCAGCGCGCGCCAAGGCGTTTGCGATTTACGGCACCGTGCTGGGGCTTGCCGGCGCCACCGGCTTTGCGCTCGGCGGCCTGTTGGTGACGCTCGATCTCGGCGGCTTCGGCTGGCGTTCGATCTTCTACGTCAATGGTCCGGTTGGGCTGATCATCATCGCGGCCGCCGCCAGGGTGATGCCGCAGACGCCGCAGCGGCCGGGCACGCGGCTCGATCTCGGCGGTGCCGTGATCCTGTTCGCCGGCCTTGTCTGCGTGATCGG belongs to Rhodopseudomonas palustris and includes:
- the htpX gene encoding zinc metalloprotease HtpX yields the protein MSYFKTALLLAGLTALFMGVGYLIGGANGALIALVVAAAMNIFTYWNSDRMVLSMYGAHEVDERTAPDLYRMVAELAGRASLPMPRVFIMDNPQPNAFATGRNPENAAVAVTTGLMHQLSREELAGVVAHELAHIKNHDTLLMTITATIAGAISMVAQFGMFFGGNRENNSGPGLIGSIALMILAPLGAMLVQMAISRTREYAADEMGARICGQPMWLASALGRIEAAAHQVPNVDAERSPATAHMFIINPLSGQGMDNLFATHPSTDNRIAALQRLAAEIGGSARSAPAFARSSAAPWSGTPRGTGRSPWGGQPRGRGPWG